One Yimella lutea DNA window includes the following coding sequences:
- a CDS encoding acyl-CoA dehydrogenase family protein — MSLHGKTSIADRGQAFGMRLITMAGGLEALKNPVLRGRVEKVLYRSAKSGFKAQTVAGKAFAKKSGSGSPTRAASTKPRREFDLSPTEDQQMIQEAARELATEVLRPAAAGADTERRAPAQVLERAAAMGMTLLSVPAELGGVAEERSAITGVLVIEELARGDMGLAVAIMASGAVANALANYGDSDQQATFLPPFTQEQEPATGALAIQEPQPLFDPLAPSTTAQRDGDHLVLDGVKSLVPGAENADLFIVSALVDDEPRLVIVEPGTDGLSVSPDPAMGLRAARTTTLELRAVRVPAGHLLGTTQDHLDAVRRARLAWAAAAVGTGQAVLDHLKTYTVERKAFGEPIAYRQAVAFTVANIAIEVDALRLVVWRAAALLDEDKDASALIAQARALAARHAAQIGSDGVQLLGGHGFVKEFDNERWFRDLRATGVLEGMLLV, encoded by the coding sequence GGACGAGTCGAAAAGGTCCTGTACCGCAGTGCGAAGTCGGGGTTCAAGGCACAGACGGTCGCCGGCAAAGCCTTCGCGAAGAAGTCCGGGTCGGGTTCGCCCACGCGGGCCGCATCAACCAAGCCGCGCCGGGAGTTCGACCTGAGCCCGACCGAGGATCAGCAGATGATCCAGGAGGCAGCGCGCGAACTCGCAACCGAGGTGCTACGCCCGGCGGCTGCCGGGGCCGACACCGAGCGTCGAGCTCCGGCGCAGGTGCTCGAACGGGCCGCCGCCATGGGCATGACCCTGCTGAGTGTTCCGGCGGAGCTCGGCGGAGTGGCCGAGGAGCGTTCCGCGATCACCGGCGTGCTGGTCATCGAGGAGCTGGCGCGCGGTGACATGGGGCTTGCCGTCGCCATCATGGCCAGCGGAGCAGTCGCCAATGCACTTGCGAACTATGGCGATTCGGATCAGCAGGCTACGTTCCTGCCGCCATTCACCCAGGAACAGGAACCAGCCACGGGGGCACTGGCGATCCAGGAGCCGCAACCGCTGTTCGATCCGCTCGCGCCGTCCACGACGGCGCAGCGCGATGGTGACCACCTCGTGCTCGACGGCGTGAAGTCACTCGTGCCAGGGGCCGAGAACGCCGACCTGTTCATCGTGTCGGCATTGGTCGACGACGAGCCTCGCCTGGTCATTGTCGAGCCCGGCACCGACGGGCTGTCGGTCTCCCCCGACCCGGCCATGGGTCTGCGCGCCGCACGCACGACCACGCTCGAGCTGCGCGCAGTCCGCGTGCCTGCCGGCCACCTGCTCGGCACCACCCAGGACCACCTGGACGCCGTCCGTCGCGCCCGCCTTGCCTGGGCGGCGGCAGCCGTCGGCACCGGGCAGGCCGTTCTGGACCACCTGAAGACCTACACCGTCGAGCGCAAGGCGTTCGGTGAACCGATCGCCTACCGCCAGGCCGTCGCGTTCACGGTCGCGAACATCGCGATCGAGGTGGACGCTCTACGCCTCGTGGTCTGGCGCGCCGCCGCGTTGCTCGACGAGGACAAGGACGCATCCGCGCTGATCGCCCAGGCACGCGCGCTGGCCGCCCGACACGCCGCCCAGATCGGCAGTGACGGCGTCCAACTGCTCGGCGGACACGGCTTCGTCAAAGAATTCGACAACGAGCGCTGGTTCCGTGACCTGCGCGCGACCGGCGTGCTCGAGGGCATGCTGCTGGTCTGA
- a CDS encoding acyl-CoA dehydrogenase family protein has protein sequence MIDLEVPRKFTPLLKQAGALADEVFRPISRKYDIAEHEYPRELDLLSALIDGMSDSGAGQGAGASGSAKAKTDEQPKGVGSGRNAGKANRNGTNLSSVLSIMETCRGDVGLTLSIPRQGLGNAAIAAVANDEQKARYANRWAAMAITEPDTGSDSGAIRTTAVKDGDEYVLNGEKIFVTAGERAELVVVWATLDRALGKQAIKSFVVERSNPGMKLVRVEHKLGIRASDTAAFSLQDCRVSADDLLGDPEIKIEGGFGGAMQTFDNTRPLVAAMAVGLTRACLDTATELLAKAGVTPDPDRPLAGQSLAAAKLIQFEAEYQAAYLLALRAAWMADNGKPNSMEASMAKAKAGRTCVDVALGCVELCGATGYAETELLEKWARDSKILDIFEGTQQIQLLVVARRLLGLSSAQLK, from the coding sequence ATGATTGACCTCGAGGTCCCCCGCAAGTTCACCCCGCTGCTGAAGCAGGCCGGCGCGCTCGCCGACGAGGTGTTCCGCCCGATCAGCCGAAAGTACGACATCGCCGAGCACGAGTACCCGCGCGAACTCGACCTGCTGTCGGCCCTCATCGACGGCATGAGCGACTCCGGCGCCGGACAGGGGGCGGGCGCGTCCGGCTCGGCCAAGGCCAAGACCGACGAACAGCCGAAGGGTGTGGGCTCTGGACGAAACGCCGGTAAGGCGAACCGCAACGGCACCAACCTCTCGTCCGTCCTGTCGATCATGGAGACCTGCCGCGGCGACGTCGGCCTCACCCTGTCGATACCGCGCCAAGGACTCGGCAATGCCGCGATCGCTGCCGTCGCGAACGACGAACAGAAGGCTCGGTACGCAAACCGTTGGGCCGCAATGGCGATCACCGAGCCCGACACCGGGTCCGACTCCGGCGCGATCCGGACGACGGCCGTCAAGGACGGTGACGAGTACGTGCTGAACGGGGAGAAGATCTTCGTCACCGCCGGCGAGCGCGCCGAACTCGTCGTCGTCTGGGCGACCCTCGACCGCGCACTCGGCAAGCAGGCGATCAAGTCGTTCGTCGTCGAGCGGTCGAACCCGGGCATGAAGCTGGTGCGCGTGGAGCACAAGCTCGGCATTCGCGCGTCGGACACCGCTGCGTTCAGCCTGCAGGACTGTCGAGTGTCGGCCGACGATCTCCTCGGCGACCCGGAGATCAAGATCGAAGGCGGCTTCGGCGGTGCCATGCAGACCTTCGACAACACGCGTCCGCTGGTCGCGGCGATGGCGGTCGGTCTCACCCGTGCCTGCCTCGACACCGCCACCGAACTGCTGGCGAAGGCAGGTGTGACGCCGGACCCGGATCGTCCACTCGCCGGTCAGTCACTCGCTGCGGCCAAGCTGATCCAGTTCGAGGCCGAGTACCAGGCTGCCTACCTGCTCGCGTTGCGCGCAGCGTGGATGGCCGACAACGGCAAGCCGAACTCGATGGAGGCGTCCATGGCGAAGGCGAAGGCCGGTCGCACCTGCGTCGACGTCGCTCTCGGCTGCGTCGAGCTCTGTGGCGCTACGGGTTATGCAGAGACCGAGTTGCTGGAGAAGTGGGCCCGCGACTCCAAGATCCTCGACATCTTCGAGGGCACCCAGCAGATTCAGTTGCTGGTGGTGGCGCGCCGCCTGCTCGGCTTGAGTTCGGCGCAACTGAAGTAG
- a CDS encoding GntR family transcriptional regulator produces MFTIDRESAQPTYEQICDQVAEGVRAGDFVVGSKLPTVRGLAADLRIAPGTVAKAYTELERSGLIVTRGRAGTFICAGQDTAAEELERAARELVVRVRRWNPARADVLAVVEQALKQDGIN; encoded by the coding sequence GTGTTCACGATTGATCGGGAAAGCGCGCAGCCGACGTACGAGCAGATTTGTGATCAGGTCGCCGAGGGCGTCCGGGCAGGCGACTTCGTCGTAGGCAGCAAGCTGCCCACCGTCCGCGGTCTTGCCGCCGACCTGCGGATCGCGCCGGGCACGGTCGCGAAGGCCTACACCGAACTCGAACGATCCGGTCTGATCGTCACGCGCGGACGGGCCGGCACTTTCATCTGCGCCGGTCAGGACACCGCTGCCGAGGAACTCGAGCGAGCGGCTCGCGAGCTCGTCGTGCGGGTGCGCCGGTGGAACCCCGCCCGCGCCGACGTCCTCGCCGTCGTCGAGCAAGCGCTCAAGCAGGACGGAATCAACTGA
- a CDS encoding ABC-F family ATP-binding cassette domain-containing protein, with the protein MGHIEANSVDYFLPDGRPLLGGVSLRVGDGAKVALVGPNGTGKTTLLRIISGELDAHDGAITRSGRIGVMPQFIGKVGREGKQVTVRDLLLTVAPLPIREAAAAVDRTELAIMERDDESDQMAYAQALADWAEVGGYDWETLADVCTVAALSIPFDQAQWRDVNTLSGGEQKRLVLEALLRGPEDVLLLDEPDNYLDVPTKRWLEAQLNASPKTVLFISHDRELLSTVATRIATLEPQAAGAVCWVHPGSFDTYQQARIDRNDRLEELRRRWDEEHTKLKTLVLNLKVKSTFNDGMASRYHAAQTRLAKFEAAGPPQAIPFEQKVTMRLRGGRTAKRSVICEGLELTGLMKPFDCEIWYGERVAVLGSNGSGKSHFLRLLAAGGSDPDIEHRPVGDFVPDTVQHSGIARLGSRVRPGWFAQTHQHASLTDRTLLDILHRGDEHREGMPREQASRALDRYELARSAEQTFGSLSGGQQARLQILLLELSGATLLLLDEPTDNLDLHSAESLEEGLDGFEGTVIAVTHDRWFAKGFDRYLVFGGDGRVYETPAPVWDETRVVRDR; encoded by the coding sequence GTGGGACACATCGAAGCCAACTCCGTCGACTACTTCCTGCCCGACGGCAGGCCGCTGCTCGGCGGGGTGAGTCTGCGCGTGGGCGACGGCGCGAAGGTCGCACTCGTCGGTCCGAACGGCACCGGCAAGACCACGCTGCTTCGCATCATCTCCGGCGAACTCGACGCGCACGACGGGGCGATCACCCGCAGCGGGAGGATCGGCGTGATGCCGCAGTTCATCGGTAAGGTCGGGCGCGAGGGCAAACAGGTGACCGTCCGGGATCTGCTGCTCACCGTCGCTCCCCTGCCGATCCGTGAAGCGGCCGCCGCTGTCGACCGCACCGAGCTGGCGATCATGGAACGCGACGACGAGTCCGACCAGATGGCGTACGCGCAGGCGTTGGCCGACTGGGCAGAGGTCGGCGGGTACGACTGGGAGACGCTCGCGGATGTGTGCACCGTTGCGGCACTGTCGATTCCGTTCGACCAGGCACAGTGGCGCGACGTCAACACCCTCAGCGGTGGCGAGCAAAAACGACTCGTGTTGGAGGCGCTGCTTCGCGGGCCGGAGGATGTCCTGTTGCTCGACGAGCCGGACAACTACCTGGACGTGCCGACCAAGCGCTGGCTCGAAGCTCAACTCAACGCGTCCCCCAAGACCGTCCTGTTCATCAGCCACGACCGGGAACTGCTGAGCACCGTCGCGACCCGGATCGCGACCCTGGAACCACAGGCGGCCGGCGCCGTGTGCTGGGTGCATCCCGGATCGTTCGACACCTATCAGCAGGCGCGTATCGACCGGAACGACCGCCTCGAGGAGTTGCGGCGCCGCTGGGACGAGGAGCACACCAAGCTGAAGACGCTCGTGCTGAACCTGAAGGTGAAATCGACCTTCAACGACGGCATGGCCTCGCGCTACCACGCTGCCCAGACCCGGTTGGCCAAGTTCGAGGCAGCGGGCCCGCCGCAGGCGATCCCCTTCGAGCAGAAGGTGACCATGCGGCTGCGCGGTGGTCGCACGGCCAAGCGCTCGGTGATCTGCGAAGGACTGGAGCTCACCGGATTGATGAAGCCCTTCGACTGCGAGATCTGGTACGGCGAGCGAGTCGCCGTCCTGGGCTCGAACGGGTCGGGCAAGTCCCACTTCCTTCGGTTGTTGGCCGCCGGTGGTTCCGACCCGGACATCGAGCACCGCCCGGTAGGCGACTTCGTCCCGGACACGGTGCAGCACAGCGGAATTGCCCGCCTGGGCTCGAGGGTGCGCCCGGGCTGGTTCGCACAGACGCATCAGCACGCCTCACTGACCGATCGGACGCTGCTCGACATCCTGCATCGTGGTGACGAGCACCGCGAAGGCATGCCGCGGGAGCAGGCGTCGCGGGCACTCGACCGGTACGAGTTGGCTCGCAGCGCCGAGCAGACCTTCGGGTCGCTCTCCGGTGGGCAGCAGGCGCGCTTGCAGATTCTGCTGCTCGAACTCAGCGGTGCGACGCTGCTGCTGCTCGACGAACCGACCGACAACCTCGACCTGCACTCGGCCGAGTCGCTCGAGGAGGGCCTGGACGGCTTCGAAGGCACGGTCATCGCGGTGACCCACGACCGTTGGTTTGCAAAGGGATTCGACCGGTACCTCGTGTTCGGCGGCGACGGCCGGGTCTACGAGACGCCCGCACCGGTGTGGGACGAGACGCGGGTCGTCCGCGATCGCTGA
- a CDS encoding trimeric intracellular cation channel family protein: MTTDLGDIVRTVDLIGVAVNGLLGAEIARRERLDPVGFAVLAILSGLGGGMIRDTLLQQGTPVALTDSWYLVVAIAAAAVGYTLQFEGRLWNRVYPALDGLALGTWAAVGTQKSLSAGLGWLPSLLLGTITAVGGGMVRDVVLARRPAFLGGNTLYATCAIIASGVAIMLNGLVTAEVGVLAATAVGAPMVLIAKARGWTLPGESARVGVQAIKRRYPRQSS; the protein is encoded by the coding sequence GTGACCACCGACCTCGGTGACATCGTCCGCACGGTCGACCTCATCGGCGTCGCCGTGAACGGTCTGCTGGGTGCGGAGATCGCCCGCCGCGAGCGCCTCGACCCGGTCGGATTCGCTGTGCTGGCAATCCTTTCCGGCCTCGGCGGCGGAATGATCCGCGACACCCTCCTGCAGCAGGGGACGCCGGTCGCCCTCACCGACTCCTGGTACCTCGTCGTCGCGATCGCCGCAGCCGCCGTCGGTTACACCCTGCAGTTCGAGGGACGCCTGTGGAACCGGGTCTACCCGGCGCTCGACGGTCTGGCCCTCGGCACCTGGGCGGCGGTCGGTACGCAGAAGTCACTCAGCGCGGGCCTGGGGTGGTTGCCCTCGTTGCTGCTCGGCACGATCACCGCGGTCGGCGGCGGGATGGTTCGTGACGTCGTGCTCGCCCGGCGTCCGGCCTTCCTCGGCGGCAACACCTTGTATGCCACCTGTGCGATCATCGCCAGCGGTGTCGCGATCATGCTCAACGGTCTGGTGACCGCCGAGGTGGGCGTGCTCGCCGCTACCGCCGTGGGTGCGCCGATGGTGCTCATCGCCAAGGCGAGAGGCTGGACACTCCCCGGCGAGTCGGCCCGAGTCGGAGTGCAGGCGATCAAACGCCGCTACCCGCGCCAATCCTCCTGA
- a CDS encoding helix-turn-helix domain-containing protein, with translation MGNVNTRALLAAAASLAGCTAGFRESGSQAAMRVSPRGEIDRSQAPTPRDDLLARAGDDMLVWLERDEAPFANDAIILERLALAVRIRHGRGQREIDNRRHLGVLTERNSSVEERLDAAGALGVVAARRYRIVAAPLFAVWEGRPSGPKDVIGTRFGPIHVVVVPEIFEPFRAAPGGIGIAASVHGLDRSFRSALVALRLCDRAREPMVVADDYGGLIDLLADADDDVQHGDADSLTLVAQQHPWALETVEALVTTQTVREAARELNIHHSTLQARCDTLRTGLGFDPLQGFGRTRLGTAFLMHRLSRSTVLDLPAPAAMTGVSRPAVVQEDWRG, from the coding sequence GTGGGCAACGTCAACACCCGAGCACTGCTGGCCGCGGCGGCCTCGCTGGCCGGATGCACGGCCGGGTTTCGTGAAAGCGGGTCGCAGGCCGCCATGCGGGTGTCGCCGCGGGGCGAGATCGACCGATCGCAGGCGCCCACGCCGCGCGATGATCTCCTCGCCCGGGCGGGAGACGACATGCTCGTCTGGCTCGAGCGGGACGAAGCGCCGTTTGCCAACGATGCGATCATCCTCGAACGGCTCGCGCTCGCCGTGCGCATCAGACACGGACGCGGTCAGCGCGAAATCGACAACCGTCGCCACCTCGGCGTGCTGACCGAGCGCAACAGCAGTGTCGAGGAACGGCTCGACGCCGCCGGGGCGCTCGGAGTGGTGGCCGCGCGCCGCTACCGCATCGTCGCCGCGCCGCTGTTCGCTGTCTGGGAGGGTCGGCCGTCCGGGCCCAAGGACGTGATCGGCACCCGCTTCGGCCCGATCCATGTCGTCGTCGTCCCGGAGATCTTCGAGCCGTTCCGCGCCGCGCCGGGCGGCATCGGGATCGCCGCTTCCGTGCACGGGCTCGACCGGTCGTTCCGCAGCGCGCTCGTCGCGCTGCGGCTGTGTGATCGGGCGCGTGAGCCGATGGTCGTGGCCGACGACTACGGCGGCCTGATCGACCTGTTGGCTGACGCCGACGACGACGTCCAGCATGGTGACGCCGACAGTCTCACCCTTGTCGCGCAACAGCATCCGTGGGCATTGGAGACCGTCGAGGCGCTGGTGACGACGCAGACGGTTCGGGAAGCGGCCCGTGAACTGAACATTCACCACAGCACACTGCAAGCCCGCTGCGACACGCTCAGGACCGGCCTCGGCTTCGATCCGTTGCAGGGTTTCGGCCGCACCCGTCTTGGCACAGCCTTCCTCATGCACCGACTCAGTCGGTCGACTGTGCTCGACCTGCCCGCCCCGGCCGCCATGACGGGGGTGAGCAGACCCGCTGTGGTTCAGGAGGATTGGCGCGGGTAG
- a CDS encoding alpha/beta hydrolase: MTVNAVPRPGFDAELRAGLAVVGGMFPPTITPELIDFMRVSYASPPMTDLFRQHRIDVTDVVLPGYQGADLTAAVLRPRDAQGPRPTVLYAHSGGLMFGDKFSGLDLVLDWVSELGATVITVDYRLAPEFPDPYPWEDMYAALEWVAAESGNLGVRRDRILVAGASAGGGLAAGIALAARDRGGPRPCGQLLDYPMLDDRLITASTAQFDGIGVWDRVSNQTAWQAMLGDRRGGDDVSPYAAPARAGDLSALPPAFIDVGAAEIFRDEAIDYAGRIWAAGGDAELHVWSGAFHACDIFAPHTSVGRSMIRTRNAWVEKTLAD; this comes from the coding sequence ATGACGGTGAACGCGGTGCCGCGGCCCGGATTCGACGCCGAGCTACGCGCCGGATTGGCGGTCGTGGGTGGCATGTTCCCGCCGACCATCACCCCTGAACTCATCGACTTCATGCGAGTCTCGTACGCGTCCCCGCCGATGACCGACCTGTTCCGGCAGCATCGTATTGATGTGACGGACGTCGTCCTGCCCGGCTACCAGGGCGCCGACCTCACGGCCGCCGTTCTCCGACCGCGCGACGCACAGGGCCCGCGTCCGACGGTGCTTTACGCGCATTCGGGCGGGTTGATGTTCGGCGACAAGTTCAGCGGTCTCGACCTTGTGCTCGATTGGGTCAGCGAACTGGGCGCGACCGTCATCACGGTCGACTACCGGCTGGCGCCGGAGTTTCCCGACCCGTACCCGTGGGAGGACATGTACGCAGCCTTGGAATGGGTCGCCGCCGAGTCGGGGAATCTGGGCGTACGTCGCGATCGCATTCTCGTCGCCGGCGCCAGTGCCGGTGGCGGGCTCGCGGCCGGCATCGCTCTAGCCGCACGTGACCGCGGCGGCCCGCGGCCCTGCGGCCAACTGCTCGACTACCCGATGCTCGACGACCGATTGATCACCGCGTCGACCGCACAGTTCGACGGCATCGGCGTATGGGACCGGGTGAGCAATCAAACCGCGTGGCAGGCGATGCTCGGCGATCGCCGCGGTGGCGACGACGTGTCGCCTTACGCCGCACCGGCCCGGGCGGGCGACCTCAGCGCACTGCCGCCGGCGTTCATCGACGTCGGCGCTGCCGAGATCTTCCGCGACGAGGCCATCGACTATGCCGGACGCATCTGGGCGGCAGGGGGCGATGCCGAACTGCACGTGTGGTCGGGCGCCTTTCACGCGTGCGACATCTTCGCGCCGCACACCAGCGTGGGGCGATCGATGATCCGCACCCGCAACGCCTGGGTGGAGAAGACCCTTGCCGACTGA
- a CDS encoding serine hydrolase domain-containing protein, giving the protein MSDNLTTAVDAVVQRASQGPNSGEGRVPGVVAGITDRDKDIYLGASGVRDLSSDAEMTTDTSFSIWSTTKAITATACLQLVESGDLDLQAPAKEYAPALADVKVIDGFDADGQPILRAPASDVTTHHLLTHTAGFGYDFFNETYNRLAEEHGQPSVATATRAALNSPLLFDPGTQWEYGSSIDWAGQVVEGITGKRLGEVFQERIFAPLGMTSSAFAPTEEMLSRQARHHQREDDGTLTPSEFATPTTPEVDFGGHGLFSTVPDYLKFIRMWLNEGRSASGEQVLSPASVDLGFTNQLPDNLQVKLLPGVIKWLSNDAEFFPGLKKTWSYSFQYTEDPFPTGRPAGAIGWAGLANLFYWIDRDNGFGGYWATQIFPFADGPSFTGYVDFETAAYQAFTKS; this is encoded by the coding sequence GTGAGCGACAACTTAACTACCGCGGTCGACGCCGTCGTCCAGCGCGCTTCGCAGGGCCCGAATTCCGGGGAAGGACGAGTGCCGGGCGTCGTCGCCGGTATTACCGACCGGGACAAGGACATCTACCTCGGCGCGTCCGGCGTGCGCGACCTGTCGTCCGACGCCGAAATGACGACCGACACGTCCTTCAGCATCTGGTCGACGACGAAGGCGATCACCGCAACCGCCTGCCTCCAGCTGGTGGAGTCGGGCGACCTCGACCTGCAGGCGCCGGCGAAGGAGTACGCGCCCGCCCTCGCCGACGTCAAGGTCATCGACGGCTTCGACGCGGACGGTCAGCCGATCCTGCGTGCGCCGGCCAGCGACGTCACCACCCACCACCTGCTGACGCACACCGCGGGCTTCGGGTACGACTTCTTCAACGAGACCTACAACCGCCTCGCCGAGGAGCACGGCCAGCCGAGCGTGGCCACCGCGACGCGCGCCGCGTTGAACTCTCCGCTGCTGTTCGACCCTGGCACCCAGTGGGAGTACGGCAGCAGCATCGACTGGGCCGGCCAGGTGGTCGAAGGCATCACCGGCAAGCGCCTCGGCGAGGTGTTCCAGGAGCGCATTTTCGCGCCTCTGGGCATGACGTCCTCAGCCTTCGCGCCGACCGAGGAGATGCTCTCGCGACAGGCTCGGCACCACCAGCGCGAGGACGACGGCACGCTCACCCCGAGCGAGTTCGCGACCCCCACCACGCCCGAGGTCGACTTCGGCGGGCACGGTCTGTTCTCGACCGTGCCCGATTACCTGAAGTTCATCCGCATGTGGCTCAACGAGGGACGCAGCGCCTCCGGCGAGCAGGTGCTGTCGCCGGCGTCTGTCGACCTCGGCTTCACCAACCAACTTCCCGACAATCTCCAGGTCAAGCTGCTGCCGGGCGTCATCAAGTGGCTCTCGAACGACGCCGAGTTCTTCCCCGGTCTGAAGAAGACGTGGTCGTACAGCTTCCAGTACACCGAGGACCCGTTCCCGACCGGACGACCCGCCGGCGCCATCGGCTGGGCCGGCTTGGCCAACCTCTTCTACTGGATCGACCGCGACAACGGGTTCGGAGGCTACTGGGCGACGCAGATCTTCCCGTTTGCCGACGGCCCCTCGTTCACCGGGTACGTCGACTTCGAAACCGCTGCGTACCAAGCGTTTACCAAAAGCTGA
- the cmtR gene encoding Cd(II)/Pb(II)-sensing metalloregulatory transcriptional regulator CmtR — MLTIASRLDVMNRLGRAMADPTRSRILMTLLEGPSYPAVLSRELELTRSNVSNHLTCLRDCGIVVAEPEGRQTRYEIADPHLAAALIALVDVTLAVDEHAPCVDSSCTVPGCCGAGADA, encoded by the coding sequence ATGCTGACTATTGCTTCTCGACTCGACGTCATGAACCGGCTCGGCCGGGCCATGGCGGATCCGACGCGTTCCCGGATCCTGATGACCCTGCTCGAGGGACCGAGCTACCCGGCGGTGCTCTCGCGTGAGCTGGAGCTGACTCGCTCGAACGTGTCGAACCACCTCACCTGCCTGCGCGACTGCGGCATCGTGGTCGCTGAGCCGGAGGGTCGCCAGACTAGGTATGAGATCGCTGATCCGCACCTCGCGGCCGCTCTCATCGCGCTGGTGGATGTGACTCTGGCTGTCGACGAGCACGCTCCGTGCGTGGACTCGTCGTGCACCGTTCCGGGTTGCTGCGGAGCGGGAGCAGACGCGTGA
- a CDS encoding heavy metal translocating P-type ATPase has product MSAACGCEHEPTTTAVDESEEKERPWWRDRGIMVPVFSGVAFLAGLILEWSGMEIPALVLFWVGLLLGASTFTPGAIRKLFKGKLGIGLLMTISAVGAVVLGYVEEAAALAFLYSIAEALEDKAMDRARGGLRALLKLVPDTATVRRDGASVEIAAKDLAVGQVMVVRPGERIATDGVVRAGRSSLDTSAITGESIPVEVEPGDAVSAGAINSAGALEVETTAAGTDNSLTTIVELVEQAQAEKGERARLADRIARPLVPGVLVLAALVALVGSLFGDPELWITRALVVLVAASPCALAISVPLTVVAAIGAASKFGVIIKSGAVFERFGTVRHVAVDKTGTLTRNEPAVTAVLAADGVTDAQALAWAAALEQHSTHPLAAAITAAAPGAQAAEGVTEQAGHGIEGKIDGTRITVGSPRWLDAGVLGDQVAGLEEQGMTVVIVHRDGAPVAAIGVRDELRPEVPEVVRTLAAQGVGVTMLTGDNARTARALAAQAGISDVRAELRPEDKATAIGELSKAGSVAMIGDGINDAPALAAADIGIAMGATGSDAAIESADVAFTGHDLRLIPRAFDHARRGRRIINQNIVLSLLIITALLPLALFGVLGLAAVVLVHEIAEVVVILNGLRAARTRTPRLES; this is encoded by the coding sequence GTGAGCGCGGCATGCGGCTGCGAGCACGAGCCGACGACCACGGCAGTCGATGAGAGCGAGGAGAAGGAGCGGCCCTGGTGGAGGGACCGCGGGATCATGGTGCCGGTCTTCTCCGGTGTCGCGTTCCTCGCTGGTCTGATCCTTGAGTGGTCCGGCATGGAGATCCCGGCACTGGTGCTGTTCTGGGTCGGCTTGCTGCTGGGCGCGTCGACGTTCACGCCGGGCGCGATCCGGAAGCTGTTCAAGGGCAAGCTGGGCATCGGGCTGCTGATGACGATCAGCGCGGTCGGCGCAGTCGTCCTCGGCTACGTCGAAGAGGCTGCGGCGCTGGCGTTCCTCTACTCGATCGCAGAGGCGCTGGAGGACAAGGCGATGGACCGCGCCCGCGGCGGGCTGCGAGCGCTGCTGAAGCTGGTCCCCGACACCGCGACCGTGCGCCGCGACGGCGCTTCGGTGGAGATTGCGGCGAAGGACCTCGCGGTCGGGCAGGTCATGGTGGTTCGTCCCGGCGAGCGGATCGCGACCGACGGAGTCGTCCGTGCGGGGCGCTCCAGCCTGGACACCTCGGCGATCACGGGCGAGTCGATCCCGGTCGAGGTCGAGCCCGGCGACGCCGTGTCGGCCGGCGCGATCAACAGCGCCGGTGCGCTGGAGGTCGAGACGACGGCGGCGGGCACCGACAACTCGCTCACGACCATCGTGGAGCTGGTGGAGCAGGCGCAGGCGGAGAAGGGCGAGCGAGCGCGCCTCGCGGACCGGATCGCGCGCCCGCTGGTCCCGGGCGTGCTGGTCCTCGCGGCCCTGGTCGCCCTGGTCGGCTCGCTGTTCGGGGACCCGGAGCTGTGGATCACCCGAGCCCTCGTCGTCCTCGTCGCCGCCTCCCCGTGCGCGCTGGCGATCTCGGTGCCGCTGACGGTGGTCGCGGCGATCGGCGCGGCGAGCAAGTTCGGCGTGATCATCAAGTCCGGCGCGGTGTTCGAGCGCTTCGGCACGGTCCGCCACGTCGCCGTCGACAAGACCGGCACCCTCACCCGCAACGAGCCCGCCGTCACCGCGGTCCTCGCCGCGGACGGCGTGACCGACGCCCAGGCGCTGGCCTGGGCGGCCGCGCTGGAGCAGCACAGCACGCACCCGCTGGCCGCGGCGATCACCGCCGCAGCCCCCGGAGCCCAGGCTGCGGAGGGCGTGACCGAGCAGGCCGGGCACGGCATCGAGGGCAAGATCGACGGGACTCGGATCACCGTCGGCAGCCCCCGCTGGCTCGACGCCGGGGTGCTCGGCGACCAGGTCGCGGGCCTGGAGGAGCAGGGCATGACCGTTGTGATCGTGCACCGCGACGGGGCCCCTGTCGCCGCGATCGGCGTCCGCGACGAGCTGCGTCCCGAGGTCCCCGAAGTGGTGCGGACTCTCGCGGCGCAGGGCGTCGGGGTGACGATGCTCACCGGCGACAACGCCCGCACGGCACGGGCGCTGGCAGCGCAGGCCGGTATCAGCGACGTGCGCGCGGAACTGCGTCCCGAAGACAAAGCGACCGCGATCGGGGAGCTGTCCAAGGCGGGGTCGGTTGCAATGATCGGCGACGGCATCAACGACGCCCCCGCTCTGGCCGCCGCGGACATCGGCATCGCGATGGGCGCGACCGGCTCGGACGCGGCGATCGAGTCCGCCGACGTCGCGTTCACCGGCCACGACCTCCGCCTCATCCCGCGCGCGTTCGACCACGCCCGCCGCGGACGCCGCATCATCAACCAGAACATCGTCCTGTCGCTGCTGATCATCACCGCGCTGCTGCCGCTCGCGCTGTTCGGCGTCCTCGGACTCGCCGCTGTGGTGCTGGTCCACGAGATCGCCGAGGTCGTCGTGATCCTCAACGGACTCCGCGCCGCCCGCACGCGTACCCCACGGCTGGAGAGCTGA